The proteins below are encoded in one region of Methanosarcina barkeri 3:
- a CDS encoding Hsp20/alpha crystallin family protein → MESAVPRVLKTPILAMYHDDKHQYLTLEVELPDVESENITLLMHENSFYLKAFSKTVEYLGSFFLDGPVDPEKAVAANNGGMLTIKIPYKEDFTCARYVPIE, encoded by the coding sequence ATGGAAAGTGCAGTACCCAGAGTATTGAAAACTCCAATACTAGCAATGTATCATGATGATAAACATCAATATCTTACTTTGGAAGTTGAACTTCCCGATGTAGAAAGTGAGAATATTACACTTTTAATGCATGAAAACAGTTTTTATCTAAAAGCATTCAGTAAAACCGTAGAGTACTTGGGATCTTTTTTTCTGGATGGGCCTGTAGATCCAGAGAAAGCAGTTGCAGCCAACAATGGAGGAATGCTTACTATCAAAATTCCTTATAAAGAGGATTTTACGTGTGCAAGGTATGTTCCGATTGAGTAG
- a CDS encoding glutamine amidotransferase family protein has protein sequence MCGIIGFIDRTKSRMDGSSIKAALSLMNERGSGDGAGYAAYGIYPDYADYYALHVFFDNLGEPKKKVDELLQQLGEIVHQEEIPTTPQPGIKKVHTPWRYFFKPSEDLMSGKAASEKDVVTYIVMEVNANVKGATIFSSGKNMGVFKASGWPEDVANFYRIEDYKGYIWLGHNRYPTNSPGWWGGAHPFNLLNWSVVHNGEITSYGTNQRYVEGYGYKCTALTDTEVVAYLFDLLGRQHDLSYEMVVKALAPPFWDDIDRMPAKEAELNRAVRLTYGSALMNGPFAIVVGTENGIVGFTDRIKLRPLVVGENGNRLYISSEEAAIRVLDPEVKNVYTPRAGEPIIGRFIE, from the coding sequence ATGTGTGGAATAATAGGCTTTATAGACCGAACAAAGTCCAGAATGGACGGGTCGAGCATAAAAGCCGCCCTCAGTCTCATGAATGAAAGAGGCAGTGGAGACGGGGCAGGCTATGCTGCATATGGAATTTATCCTGATTATGCAGACTACTATGCTCTTCATGTTTTCTTTGACAATCTAGGCGAACCCAAAAAGAAGGTAGATGAACTCCTCCAGCAATTGGGAGAAATTGTTCACCAGGAAGAAATCCCGACCACCCCACAACCTGGCATAAAGAAAGTACATACTCCCTGGAGATATTTCTTTAAGCCTTCAGAAGACCTGATGTCAGGGAAAGCGGCTTCTGAAAAAGATGTTGTTACTTACATAGTCATGGAAGTAAATGCTAATGTAAAAGGGGCTACAATCTTTTCTTCCGGGAAAAATATGGGAGTCTTCAAAGCTTCCGGTTGGCCTGAAGATGTGGCAAACTTTTACAGAATTGAAGATTACAAGGGATATATCTGGCTTGGCCACAACCGTTATCCCACAAATTCTCCGGGCTGGTGGGGAGGTGCTCATCCTTTCAACCTGCTTAATTGGTCAGTAGTACATAACGGAGAAATTACCTCATATGGTACAAACCAGCGCTATGTTGAGGGATACGGATACAAATGCACTGCACTTACCGATACCGAAGTTGTAGCCTATCTATTTGACCTGCTTGGAAGGCAGCATGATCTTTCTTATGAAATGGTTGTCAAGGCTCTTGCTCCACCTTTCTGGGATGATATTGACCGGATGCCTGCGAAAGAAGCAGAGTTGAACAGGGCAGTTCGCCTTACCTATGGATCTGCCCTCATGAATGGACCATTTGCAATCGTAGTCGGGACCGAGAATGGTATTGTTGGTTTTACTGACAGGATTAAACTGCGTCCTCTGGTAGTTGGTGAAAATGGAAACCGGCTCTATATATCCAGTGAAGAAGCTGCAATAAGAGTACTTGATCCAGAAGTTAAGAATGTATACACTCCCAGGGCAGGAGAACCAATTATAGGGAGGTTTATTGAATGA
- a CDS encoding ABC transporter permease, with translation MSFEFRAIYWREMVKYFRYKSMLITSMVQPVMWLAFFGLAMSDSFEKLTSLVPSEPGVPVVAYISYMGAGIIAMDVLFSSLFGGTTLMFDKKFSLLRETLASPVPRSHIILGIGLSAVTKALFQTFIIIGFGKLVGMEFFKGYTLIETLISMVGIMLLVAIFTLGFLFLSGSIAITVENPEGMQSILTLVSMPIFFVSNALYPIDGFPTFLKVLSMFNPLTLLAGGIRYFALGTNFSVMGNHYIYTTVDIVVAFLGLIFFALVMLSAAMWRFNKVDI, from the coding sequence ATGAGCTTTGAATTTCGTGCTATATACTGGAGAGAGATGGTGAAATACTTCAGATATAAATCAATGCTCATCACTTCAATGGTCCAGCCTGTAATGTGGCTGGCATTCTTTGGGCTTGCTATGTCAGATAGTTTTGAAAAATTAACTTCACTTGTTCCAAGTGAACCTGGAGTTCCAGTAGTCGCGTATATTTCGTATATGGGTGCAGGAATAATTGCAATGGATGTGTTGTTCAGCAGTTTGTTTGGAGGAACCACCCTCATGTTTGACAAAAAGTTTAGCCTTTTGAGGGAAACTCTTGCAAGTCCAGTTCCCAGGTCTCATATAATTCTAGGTATCGGACTTTCCGCTGTGACTAAAGCTTTATTCCAAACTTTCATAATAATAGGGTTTGGAAAACTTGTAGGAATGGAATTCTTTAAGGGATATACCCTCATTGAAACTCTCATCTCAATGGTGGGTATTATGTTACTTGTGGCAATTTTTACTCTAGGCTTCCTTTTTCTATCAGGTTCAATTGCAATTACCGTTGAAAATCCAGAAGGAATGCAGTCTATTCTCACCCTGGTTAGCATGCCCATTTTCTTCGTAAGTAACGCCCTTTATCCCATTGACGGCTTTCCTACTTTCCTCAAGGTTCTATCAATGTTTAACCCGCTGACCCTTCTGGCAGGTGGAATTCGTTATTTTGCTTTGGGGACCAATTTCTCCGTGATGGGAAATCACTATATCTATACTACAGTAGATATAGTTGTGGCTTTCCTCGGCCTCATTTTCTTCGCCCTTGTAATGCTATCTGCTGCAATGTGGAGATTTAATAAAGTAGATATATAA
- a CDS encoding Coenzyme F420 hydrogenase/dehydrogenase, beta subunit C-terminal domain → MAEQKPISKSYLDLKSKVWDEGLCSGCGACIAVCPADALYFETGGDSTHPKSNNYCKAAVDDVSCGACYEVCPRLEEQPSSLLGDYLEITTGKAEFNIPKKQSGGAVTAILANALDTGLVDAVVTVTEDPWTLKPHSMVITKSEALIGQAGSRYNWWVPLVSSLKEAVVNRKYRNIAVVGVPCVVQAVRKMLETDHQLVGPYKKSIRFIMGLFCTESFDYEKLVAGKLKSEYALEPMKVCRIDVKGKLEITLNDGMQYVIPLTELEDTVRPGCSVCTDFTALEADISAGAVGSPDGYTTLVVRTLVGQHVLESAVANKKLSIGGEVDTGIIEKLAKKKLKRKPE, encoded by the coding sequence ATGGCAGAACAGAAACCAATCAGCAAAAGTTACCTTGACCTTAAGTCAAAAGTCTGGGACGAAGGCCTTTGCTCAGGCTGTGGGGCCTGCATTGCAGTCTGCCCTGCTGACGCCCTGTACTTCGAAACAGGCGGCGATTCAACACATCCGAAGAGTAATAACTATTGTAAAGCCGCTGTTGACGATGTTTCCTGCGGAGCCTGTTACGAAGTTTGTCCGAGACTTGAAGAACAGCCCTCAAGCTTGCTCGGAGACTATCTGGAAATTACTACCGGAAAAGCCGAGTTTAATATCCCGAAAAAGCAGAGTGGAGGAGCAGTAACAGCAATTCTTGCAAACGCCCTTGATACAGGTCTTGTAGATGCTGTAGTTACGGTCACAGAGGATCCCTGGACCCTCAAGCCGCACTCTATGGTAATAACCAAGAGTGAAGCTCTTATCGGCCAGGCAGGAAGCCGTTATAACTGGTGGGTTCCTCTTGTTTCTTCTCTTAAGGAAGCAGTTGTAAACAGGAAGTACAGGAACATTGCAGTCGTCGGAGTTCCATGCGTTGTCCAGGCAGTTCGTAAAATGCTTGAGACCGACCACCAGCTTGTGGGCCCATACAAAAAGTCCATTCGCTTCATCATGGGGCTTTTCTGCACGGAAAGTTTCGATTATGAAAAACTTGTTGCAGGCAAGCTAAAAAGTGAGTATGCTCTCGAACCCATGAAGGTCTGCCGTATTGACGTTAAAGGCAAGCTCGAAATCACCCTCAATGACGGAATGCAGTATGTAATTCCCCTTACCGAACTTGAGGACACTGTCCGCCCAGGCTGCAGCGTCTGCACGGACTTTACAGCCCTTGAAGCTGACATCTCAGCCGGTGCGGTTGGAAGCCCTGACGGCTACACCACTCTTGTTGTCCGCACTCTTGTAGGACAACACGTTCTTGAAAGCGCAGTTGCTAACAAGAAATTGAGTATAGGTGGAGAAGTCGATACCGGGATAATTGAAAAACTTGCTAAGAAAAAGCTTAAAAGAAAACCGGAGTAA
- a CDS encoding DUF1059 domain-containing protein, whose amino-acid sequence MKIIKCSDLGFKCNFMAAGNELEEVENAMLDHIEKEHKKELQNMSEDDIHHLKHRISTLLGRSCGCGAL is encoded by the coding sequence ATGAAAATAATAAAATGTAGTGATCTGGGGTTCAAGTGTAATTTTATGGCTGCTGGCAATGAACTGGAAGAAGTTGAAAATGCTATGCTAGATCATATAGAAAAAGAACATAAAAAAGAGCTTCAGAACATGTCCGAAGATGATATTCACCATCTGAAGCACCGAATATCGACTCTTCTAGGAAGAAGCTGTGGCTGTGGAGCTTTGTAA
- a CDS encoding glutamate synthase-related protein translates to MTLGSVPPKFKVSIDRDQCMDCGRCIENCSYGVYRREGDKILIESRKCTGCLRCVAMCPRDAITLTEKPVDYRSHPLWSREVREDIIKQARSGKIILSGMGNASDLPVVYDHLLLDACQVTNPSIDPLREPMELRTYIGKKPSKLKFRKTESGDVELETKIAPNLKLNTPIMIGHMSFGAISLNSQLSMAKAVTELGTYMGTGEGGLHEALYPYQDHMIVQVASGRFGVNIDYLERGAAIEIKIGQGAKPGIGGHLPGEKVSEEVSKARMIPIGSDAISPAPHHDIYSIEDLVQLIRSLKEATEWKKPVFVKIAAVHNVAPIAAGIARSSADAVVIDGFRGGTGAAPKVFRDNVGIPIEIAIASVDQKLREQGVRNEISIIASGGIRSSADLAKSIALGADAVNIGTAALVALGCRVCGNCYRNLCPWGIATQRPELVSRLDPERGAVQVSNLIQGWTDELSELMGAAGINSIESLRGNRDRLRGYMLDEKMLNILDVLPAGA, encoded by the coding sequence ATGACGCTCGGAAGTGTGCCCCCAAAATTTAAGGTCAGCATTGACCGCGACCAGTGCATGGACTGTGGGCGTTGTATTGAAAACTGTTCATACGGCGTGTACAGGAGAGAAGGCGACAAAATCCTCATAGAATCCAGGAAATGTACAGGCTGCCTTCGCTGTGTTGCCATGTGCCCAAGAGATGCAATCACGCTTACAGAGAAACCTGTAGACTACCGCAGCCACCCCCTCTGGTCCAGAGAAGTCAGAGAGGACATTATTAAACAGGCTCGCAGTGGAAAGATTATCCTTTCAGGAATGGGAAATGCCAGTGATTTGCCAGTTGTCTATGACCACCTTCTTCTTGACGCCTGCCAGGTTACAAACCCTAGTATTGACCCCCTGAGAGAACCAATGGAACTCAGGACTTACATTGGAAAGAAACCTTCCAAACTCAAGTTCAGAAAGACCGAAAGTGGTGACGTAGAGCTAGAAACAAAGATTGCCCCAAATCTTAAGCTTAATACCCCTATTATGATCGGCCACATGAGTTTCGGAGCTATAAGCCTGAACTCTCAGCTTAGCATGGCAAAGGCCGTAACAGAGCTCGGGACTTATATGGGAACAGGAGAGGGAGGGCTCCACGAAGCTCTCTATCCTTATCAGGACCACATGATTGTCCAGGTTGCATCAGGCCGGTTTGGTGTAAACATCGATTATCTTGAAAGAGGTGCTGCCATTGAGATCAAGATCGGTCAGGGAGCAAAACCGGGTATAGGTGGACATCTGCCTGGAGAGAAAGTAAGTGAAGAAGTCTCAAAGGCTCGCATGATCCCTATTGGCAGTGATGCAATTAGTCCGGCACCTCATCATGATATTTACAGTATTGAAGACCTTGTTCAGCTCATTAGAAGCCTGAAAGAAGCAACCGAATGGAAGAAACCTGTCTTCGTTAAGATTGCAGCTGTGCATAACGTAGCTCCAATTGCTGCTGGTATTGCTCGCTCTTCTGCAGATGCGGTAGTAATTGACGGATTCCGTGGTGGAACCGGAGCAGCTCCCAAGGTCTTCAGGGATAATGTGGGAATTCCGATTGAAATTGCAATTGCAAGCGTTGATCAGAAACTCAGAGAACAGGGAGTAAGAAACGAGATCTCAATTATTGCAAGTGGCGGGATAAGGAGCAGTGCAGACCTTGCAAAGTCAATTGCTCTCGGAGCAGATGCTGTTAATATCGGGACTGCTGCCCTTGTTGCTCTGGGCTGTCGGGTTTGCGGCAATTGTTATAGAAACCTTTGCCCGTGGGGTATTGCTACCCAGCGTCCAGAGCTTGTGAGCAGGCTTGATCCTGAGAGAGGAGCAGTTCAGGTCTCAAATCTTATTCAGGGTTGGACTGACGAACTCAGTGAGCTTATGGGTGCTGCAGGGATTAACAGTATAGAAAGTCTGCGCGGCAATAGAGACCGCTTGCGTGGGTATATGCTGGATGAAAAAATGCTTAATATCCTTGATGTACTGCCAGCGGGGGCCTGA
- a CDS encoding COG1361 S-layer family protein — protein sequence MEMVKKITVATLFSLLLISLLFAAPASAAVGGENLKVTIVETNPYPAKIGEYLTLTVQVENIGGSKADNVDIEIVPQYPFSLDSEANAIKNIGVLNPGRTATKEFYLFVDKNAQKGVRSIDIRTKTGKNSPWSEKSFDIRIGTETFNSKGTVELKEFVSDPEVFMPGDRGTVTVTLKNTASNPTVTIGGSDFDTNARIQAAVLRPLSEGIIVLDAPYGDMGLLGPGDSIKLTFNVKVAEDAPEGTHNFELAIEGNSFDYNSRKNIPLKVDSSNIRVIPSKELKLTNGESTIEFDVANTHPNEFSSVSIKPKAEGITFYPAEYFIGPMNPDELFTIEFNAITNDSWSASKEGEINMSLTANYNNGINRHANTVGDLRFANTSEIAESNSTTILTGGLIIISIPAAFMFYRRRKQ from the coding sequence ATGGAAATGGTTAAGAAGATTACTGTAGCAACTCTTTTTTCCTTGCTTTTGATTTCCTTGCTCTTTGCAGCTCCTGCCTCTGCAGCTGTTGGGGGAGAAAACCTGAAAGTCACAATAGTTGAAACAAATCCCTATCCTGCGAAAATAGGAGAATATTTAACTTTGACCGTTCAGGTAGAAAATATCGGAGGAAGTAAAGCTGACAATGTCGATATCGAAATTGTGCCTCAATATCCTTTCTCTCTTGATTCCGAGGCAAATGCCATAAAAAATATAGGAGTTCTCAATCCTGGCAGAACTGCTACAAAGGAATTTTACCTTTTTGTAGACAAAAATGCGCAGAAAGGAGTACGTTCCATTGACATCAGAACAAAAACAGGTAAAAATAGCCCCTGGAGTGAGAAAAGTTTTGACATAAGAATAGGCACTGAAACATTTAACAGCAAGGGTACAGTTGAACTTAAAGAATTTGTTTCGGACCCTGAGGTTTTCATGCCCGGAGACAGGGGTACTGTCACTGTAACTCTTAAAAACACCGCAAGTAATCCTACTGTCACTATTGGTGGGAGTGACTTTGATACCAATGCCAGAATTCAGGCCGCAGTTTTAAGACCTTTATCTGAAGGGATAATTGTTCTTGATGCTCCTTACGGAGATATGGGCCTTTTGGGACCCGGAGATAGCATCAAGTTGACTTTCAATGTTAAAGTTGCAGAAGACGCTCCAGAAGGAACTCACAACTTTGAACTTGCAATAGAGGGGAACTCCTTCGATTACAATAGCAGAAAGAATATTCCTCTAAAGGTCGATTCTTCAAACATAAGAGTAATTCCTTCAAAAGAACTTAAACTGACAAATGGTGAATCTACAATCGAGTTCGATGTAGCGAACACTCATCCGAACGAGTTCAGTTCGGTAAGTATAAAACCTAAAGCTGAAGGCATCACATTTTACCCTGCGGAATATTTCATAGGGCCAATGAACCCGGACGAACTTTTTACGATTGAATTTAATGCTATCACAAATGATTCATGGAGTGCCAGTAAGGAAGGAGAGATAAACATGAGTCTCACTGCAAACTATAATAATGGGATCAATCGACATGCAAATACTGTAGGAGACCTGAGATTTGCAAATACTTCAGAAATTGCAGAGTCTAATTCAACAACCATATTGACCGGTGGACTTATTATAATCTCTATTCCTGCCGCTTTTATGTTCTACCGAAGAAGAAAACAATAA
- a CDS encoding TspO/MBR family protein produces MVQKINFFKLLASVLLCQFSGAIGSIFTASSLENWYLLLEKPTFTPPPQVFFPVWVTLYTLMGISLYLVWEKGLQEQKVKKGMLIFGIQLSLNVIWSFLFFGLKSPYYAFIEIIFLWLAIFLTILKFREISKMASYLLFPYILWVSFAALLNYYLWTLNS; encoded by the coding sequence ATGGTTCAAAAAATTAATTTTTTCAAGTTACTTGCCTCTGTATTGCTCTGCCAGTTTTCAGGGGCAATAGGTTCGATATTTACAGCGTCTTCTCTTGAAAACTGGTACCTTTTGCTTGAAAAACCGACTTTTACCCCGCCACCTCAGGTATTCTTTCCCGTATGGGTTACACTTTATACACTTATGGGAATCTCATTATATCTTGTCTGGGAAAAAGGGTTGCAAGAACAAAAAGTTAAAAAGGGAATGCTTATTTTCGGAATTCAGTTAAGCCTTAACGTTATCTGGTCTTTTCTCTTTTTTGGGCTAAAATCTCCTTATTATGCTTTTATTGAGATTATTTTTCTCTGGCTTGCAATCTTCCTGACAATACTGAAATTCCGAGAAATTTCAAAAATGGCTTCATATCTACTATTTCCTTATATCCTGTGGGTTAGCTTTGCTGCACTGCTTAATTACTATCTATGGACTCTGAACTCATGA
- a CDS encoding ATP-binding cassette domain-containing protein: MTGNVIEVNNLEHSYGSIKAVDNISFTVKQGEIFSFLGPNGAGKSTVINILTTLRKLQKGEARVNGYDVAKEPNSVRRSIGIVFQMLCLDHEMTVSENLEYHGRIYSMKKKERSKRIEELLKLTDLESKKDTLGKDLSGGMKRRLELARGLMTKPAVLFLDEPTIGFDIQTRMRMWEYLREIKREGTTIFLTTHYMEEADQLSDRISIIDHGKIIVTGTSNELKNKLGKDLIYLETSDNKAAAEILRSLASVKNVTEDTKSLRIMIGEDVTHVLPQIMDKIRGGGIEIIIVNIKKPSMDDVFVHYTGHELREGNGNGNANANANANEKQQEIETAVVSK, translated from the coding sequence GTGACCGGAAACGTCATAGAAGTAAACAATCTTGAGCATTCATACGGTTCTATAAAAGCTGTTGACAATATCAGTTTTACTGTAAAGCAAGGAGAGATTTTCTCATTTCTTGGCCCAAACGGAGCGGGAAAGAGTACTGTTATTAATATCCTCACCACACTCAGGAAACTCCAGAAAGGCGAAGCGAGAGTTAACGGGTATGATGTTGCAAAGGAACCAAACTCAGTAAGGAGGTCGATAGGCATTGTTTTCCAGATGCTTTGTCTCGATCATGAAATGACAGTATCTGAGAATCTTGAATATCATGGCAGGATTTACTCGATGAAAAAAAAAGAAAGAAGTAAACGCATCGAGGAACTTTTAAAACTTACAGATCTGGAAAGTAAAAAGGATACCCTGGGAAAAGATCTGAGCGGTGGCATGAAGCGAAGGCTTGAGCTGGCAAGAGGGTTGATGACAAAACCTGCAGTCCTTTTTCTTGACGAACCAACGATAGGTTTCGATATCCAGACGAGAATGAGAATGTGGGAATACCTTAGAGAGATTAAGAGAGAGGGCACTACCATATTCCTGACAACACACTATATGGAAGAAGCCGATCAGTTGAGCGACAGAATAAGCATAATTGACCATGGGAAAATAATCGTAACTGGAACCTCCAATGAGTTGAAGAATAAACTTGGTAAAGACCTTATTTACCTGGAAACAAGTGATAATAAGGCTGCTGCAGAGATATTAAGGTCACTGGCGTCAGTTAAAAATGTAACAGAAGATACAAAATCCCTGAGAATTATGATCGGAGAGGATGTCACACATGTGCTTCCTCAAATTATGGATAAAATTCGGGGAGGGGGGATAGAGATTATAATTGTAAATATTAAAAAACCGTCAATGGATGATGTTTTTGTTCATTATACAGGACATGAATTAAGGGAAGGTAATGGAAACGGAAATGCAAATGCAAATGCAAATGCAAATGAAAAACAACAAGAAATAGAAACGGCGGTGGTTTCTAAATGA
- a CDS encoding ABC transporter ATP-binding protein, giving the protein MGKGDVNIIKNSLPEDGFPIVGISNESLEIPVLSDVDIKIERVELVDIMGSSGSGKSVLVNLIDCLDRPTEEQVLVKDRDLNRLSDQELVHFTKLEISFGSQIFNLAPHLTDLENVLLPTFANLKINIDQEGYAREPLEVTGPHNRIHHRLGELSRGKSKRISVACVLINDPVILLVNEPTGNLNARTGAEILRMCMDLNNDERTLVIITHYPEVTKYINRVVLVKDGIIKCN; this is encoded by the coding sequence TTGGGAAAGGGGGATGTAAATATTATCAAAAATAGTTTACCTGAAGATGGATTCCCTATTGTCGGGATTTCCAACGAAAGTCTGGAAATTCCCGTGCTCTCAGACGTCGATATCAAAATTGAGAGAGTAGAACTTGTGGATATAATGGGCTCATCAGGCTCAGGGAAAAGTGTTCTTGTGAACCTTATAGATTGCCTTGACAGGCCTACTGAAGAACAAGTTCTTGTAAAGGATCGTGACCTCAATAGATTGTCAGATCAAGAGCTTGTCCACTTTACTAAGCTTGAAATTAGTTTTGGGTCGCAGATTTTTAATCTTGCTCCACACCTGACTGACCTTGAGAATGTTTTGCTCCCAACCTTTGCAAATTTGAAAATCAATATTGATCAAGAGGGTTATGCAAGAGAACCTCTTGAAGTAACGGGACCTCATAACCGTATTCATCATAGACTAGGAGAACTTTCAAGAGGTAAGTCCAAAAGGATTTCAGTTGCATGTGTACTTATTAACGATCCTGTAATCCTTCTTGTGAATGAGCCGACTGGAAACCTTAACGCCAGAACAGGAGCCGAAATCCTTCGTATGTGTATGGATTTGAATAACGATGAGAGAACATTAGTAATCATTACACACTACCCTGAGGTTACAAAATATATTAACAGGGTTGTCCTGGTAAAAGATGGAATAATTAAATGCAACTGA
- the glnA gene encoding type I glutamate--ammonia ligase, whose protein sequence is MVQIKKCMTKEDVLEAVKERDVKFIRTQFTDTLGIIKSWAIPVEQLEEAFESGVMFDGSSIQGFTKIEESDMKLVLDPSTFRILPWRPTTGAVARILGDVYLPDGQPFEGDPRYVLKSAIEEAKKMGYSMNVGPEMEFFLFRLDANGNPTTELTDHGGYFDFSPLDRAQDVRRDIDYALEHMGFQIEASHHEVAPSQHEIDFRFGDVLSTADNVITFKYVVKSIAYHKGYYATFMPKPLFGVNGSGMHTNQSLFKEGKNAFYDPEGTDQLSQEAMYYIGGLLKHIKEFAAVTNPVVNSYKRIVPGYEAPVYLTWSAKNRSSLIRIPATRGNGTRVELRCPDPACNPYLAFALMLRAGLDGIKNKIDPGESTNMNIFHLTEKERENKGIRSLPADLKEAVDEMKVSEFVKEVLGEHVFSNYLCAKEMEWDEYKAIVHPWELEKYLDML, encoded by the coding sequence ATGGTGCAGATAAAAAAATGTATGACCAAAGAAGATGTGTTAGAGGCTGTAAAAGAAAGAGACGTAAAGTTTATCCGTACCCAGTTTACGGACACACTTGGCATCATAAAAAGCTGGGCAATACCTGTTGAACAGTTAGAAGAAGCCTTTGAAAGTGGAGTAATGTTTGACGGGTCTTCAATCCAGGGCTTTACAAAGATTGAAGAATCTGACATGAAACTTGTGCTTGATCCGTCTACTTTCAGGATCCTTCCCTGGAGACCTACAACTGGAGCAGTAGCCAGGATCCTTGGAGATGTGTATCTTCCTGACGGTCAACCGTTTGAGGGAGACCCCAGATATGTTCTTAAGAGCGCAATTGAGGAAGCCAAAAAAATGGGGTACTCAATGAATGTAGGTCCTGAAATGGAATTCTTCCTCTTCAGACTTGACGCAAACGGAAATCCAACCACAGAACTTACGGATCATGGAGGGTACTTCGATTTCTCTCCCCTTGACCGTGCACAAGATGTACGTAGAGATATTGATTATGCTCTTGAGCATATGGGCTTCCAGATCGAAGCTTCTCATCACGAAGTCGCACCTTCTCAGCATGAGATTGACTTTAGATTCGGTGACGTGCTGAGCACCGCAGATAATGTTATAACTTTCAAATATGTGGTAAAATCAATTGCATATCACAAAGGATATTATGCCACCTTTATGCCTAAACCTCTTTTTGGAGTAAATGGTTCAGGCATGCATACTAACCAATCCCTTTTCAAGGAAGGTAAGAACGCATTCTATGACCCAGAGGGTACAGATCAGCTTTCCCAGGAAGCAATGTACTATATTGGTGGTCTGTTAAAACACATTAAGGAATTTGCAGCTGTTACGAATCCGGTTGTTAACTCCTATAAGAGAATAGTACCCGGGTATGAGGCACCGGTTTACCTCACCTGGTCTGCAAAGAACAGAAGTTCCCTTATCCGTATTCCTGCAACTCGTGGCAATGGGACAAGAGTTGAACTAAGATGTCCAGACCCAGCGTGTAATCCTTATCTTGCCTTTGCCCTGATGCTCAGAGCTGGACTTGACGGTATAAAGAACAAGATCGATCCAGGAGAGTCGACTAACATGAACATTTTCCACCTTACGGAAAAAGAACGAGAAAATAAAGGTATTCGCTCCCTACCTGCAGACCTTAAAGAGGCAGTTGATGAAATGAAAGTCAGTGAATTCGTAAAAGAAGTGCTAGGAGAACACGTTTTCAGTAATTATCTCTGTGCTAAAGAGATGGAATGGGATGAATACAAAGCAATTGTTCACCCTTGGGAACTTGAGAAATATTTGGATATGCTGTAA